The Opitutales bacterium ASA1 genome window below encodes:
- a CDS encoding hypothetical protein (frameshifted, insertion/deletion at around 1109091), with protein MLRAHCDGGLVIGGDFTHVDGEPRPMLARIAANGTLDAGFAPRFGVGGRAFDTDAPGPVRAVAVQADGAVLVGGAFDTANGAPRVALARWSADGVFDPAFDAQFGDGAVVEAIVVQSDGRIVAGGSFATVGGMARANICRLLPDGAIDTSFANTSGVTGADARVFALELLADDALLVAGHFDAWNGVRRWSVARVTADGQLDTSFDPGSATAGLTIHSLSALADGRVAIGATSLVAPVWRWGVLETGGEVAFWGEAPVGINSLKAPIVQADAEGGVLVAVRRPQPVHLGRHFSTVERARVDGTYDRALAVEFGLGGVEAMRRLADGSIVIAGTFAGADALPFANLARLVPSDLQARPRLANLSTRARVGAGEEVMIAGFSIAGTERQRVLLRGVGPTLERDHGFVGAASGLELVLFRANSTEPIADGVAYSVTYPASSGTDGYFGELARRFGAFPLNGFDPRFAPNDAGWVFDLEPGVYTAHLRAATPGIALAEVYDINGISADRHVVNLSTRARVGGGDEVVIGGFVVDRGTKRLLVRGVGPELAEHGIAEPVADPAIRIVRSSDGFVAASNDDWSDDPASAAIAEAAELAGAFPLSDGSRDAALLVELPVGAYTVVVTSADDAPGIALVEAYELPEP; from the coding sequence ATGCTCCGGGCACACTGCGACGGCGGTCTCGTGATCGGGGGCGATTTCACTCACGTGGACGGCGAGCCGCGTCCGATGCTGGCCCGGATCGCTGCGAACGGAACGCTCGATGCCGGTTTCGCGCCGCGGTTCGGCGTGGGTGGACGGGCGTTCGACACGGATGCGCCGGGCCCGGTGCGCGCGGTGGCGGTGCAGGCGGACGGGGCGGTGCTGGTGGGAGGCGCGTTCGACACGGCAAACGGCGCGCCGCGCGTGGCGCTCGCGCGGTGGTCGGCGGACGGCGTCTTCGACCCGGCGTTCGACGCGCAGTTCGGCGACGGCGCGGTGGTCGAGGCGATCGTCGTGCAGAGCGACGGCAGGATCGTGGCGGGCGGGTCGTTCGCGACCGTGGGCGGCATGGCGCGGGCCAACATCTGCCGCTTGCTTCCGGACGGAGCGATCGACACCAGTTTCGCGAACACGAGCGGCGTCACCGGCGCCGACGCGCGCGTGTTCGCGCTCGAGCTTCTCGCGGACGATGCGCTGCTCGTGGCCGGTCACTTCGACGCGTGGAACGGCGTGCGGCGGTGGAGCGTCGCGCGAGTGACTGCGGACGGTCAGCTCGACACGAGCTTCGATCCCGGCAGTGCGACAGCGGGATTGACCATCCACAGCTTGAGTGCGCTCGCCGATGGGCGGGTGGCGATCGGGGCGACGAGCCTGGTGGCCCCGGTCTGGCGTTGGGGCGTGCTGGAGACCGGCGGCGAAGTCGCCTTCTGGGGCGAGGCACCGGTGGGCATCAACAGCCTGAAGGCGCCGATCGTTCAAGCCGATGCCGAGGGCGGGGTGCTGGTCGCCGTGCGCCGTCCGCAACCCGTGCATCTCGGCCGGCATTTCTCCACCGTGGAGCGCGCCCGCGTCGATGGGACGTACGATCGCGCGCTCGCGGTCGAGTTCGGTCTCGGCGGCGTCGAAGCGATGAGGCGGCTCGCGGACGGATCGATCGTCATCGCGGGCACGTTCGCCGGAGCGGACGCGCTGCCGTTCGCGAACCTCGCGCGTCTCGTGCCCTCCGATCTGCAGGCGCGACCGCGCCTCGCGAATCTGTCGACCCGGGCACGAGTCGGGGCGGGCGAGGAGGTGATGATCGCGGGATTCTCGATCGCGGGGACCGAGAGACAGCGGGTCCTCCTGCGCGGGGTGGGACCGACGCTGGAGCGCGACCACGGTTTCGTCGGTGCGGCGTCCGGCCTGGAGCTTGTTCTCTTTCGGGCCAACTCCACCGAGCCGATCGCGGACGGCGTGGCCTACAGCGTCACGTATCCCGCGTCGAGCGGCACGGATGGTTACTTCGGCGAACTCGCGCGCCGCTTCGGGGCGTTTCCGCTGAATGGATTCGATCCGAGGTTTGCGCCCAACGACGCCGGGTGGGTCTTCGATCTCGAGCCGGGAGTGTACACGGCGCACCTCCGTGCCGCCACGCCGGGAATCGCGTTGGCGGAGGTGTACGACATCAACGGCATCAGCGCCGACCGGCACGTCGTGAACCTCTCGACGCGAGCCCGCGTCGGCGGCGGCGACGAGGTCGTGATCGGAGGTTTCGTCGTCGATCGGGGAACGAAACGTCTGCTCGTGCGCGGCGTGGGTCCTGAACTGGCCGAGCACGGCATCGCCGAACCGGTGGCGGATCCCGCCATCCGCATCGTGCGTTCGAGCGACGGTTTCGTGGCGGCGAGCAACGACGACTGGTCCGACGATCCGGCCTCGGCGGCGATCGCCGAGGCAGCGGAACTCGCGGGAGCGTTTCCGCTGTCGGACGGCAGCCGGGATGCGGCGCTTCTCGTGGAGCTGCCGGTCGGCGCCTACACGGTCGTGGTCACCAGTGCAGACGATGCGCCTGGCATCGCGTTGGTGGAGGCGTACGAATTGCCGGAACCTTGA
- a CDS encoding DUF748 domain-containing protein, with product MSSNPSRRRRWLIAAVVVVLLYAIVGFLVLPPVVRGQIETRAGAALKRPVTVEKVRMNPFAFSVAIEGLRVTDHDGVDLASWKRGYANFDPLTSLFRREWHVGALELIEPRQRLVLDSEGRLNIEDLLVRPSVGEAPPEETDATGRMPAVAVGRLVVESWAVSFDDASRGRPFATVIGPMTFELDGLTTRPDADSPYRLRGTTDTGETFGWSGTVSVTPPGSEGSIEFSGVSLPKHSPLVDDLHRAEVVGGTVSFSTRYVVSFGDRPVIQIMDTRVTVDDLALGFAGADVEEAVVSFAQLDVHIAQADALARTAEVASVTLEGLDVKAERRTDGSIDLLDWIPASTASETADESASGASDPGPAPSVSVTRIELVGGRVQLTDRTNPRPAEFVLDELAITATGAGTDLAREIGVEIGLRWAGAGTVGMRGTVRPRPFAAGLDVNVTDFALRPLDPFVEPTADVRIRDGAVTVKGRVEAEQPPGEALALRWTGDVDIRNLDTADGKLDSTLVAWKSLALKQTAVALAPLEVSAGEVALDGLLANVAIAEDGTINLLAALRRDEANEGSSEVEPSAPSVASGEADEPAYRAKVDLVSITGGVLRVQDQSVAGGFKTELREFGGTIRGLSSENLARADVDLGARLDGVAPLRIAGSINPLAEDKYSDVTVDFGNIDLPLFSPYSGRFIGQRIQRGKLSVNLGYKVSQNTLAGENRVVMDQFYLGEKVESPDALKLPVGLALALLRDREGKITLDVPVSGRLDDPEFKYGRVVWQTLGNIFVRAVASPFKLLGGLLPAGARDVDLSFIDFASAEVEPREDESKKIELLGKALFERPALRLEIKAPTQLAGDEPGLIARRMEEGLQAEKARLAEVATMASTTAAVTEEREALLRSWFAREFPDEAARAFAVEPAITRAAPVEETTTVAQPAEPGRVSRFFRGLFGGGEKPDATSPESTVAEATAVQASEGEDGSVLTEPPLALAEIEARLVATLVVSEADAAELAAARARVVRDLLLAGGKVQPERVFLVDAPAIPDGAETPPTGVRVFFGLQ from the coding sequence GTGTCCTCGAACCCTTCACGCAGGCGCCGCTGGCTGATCGCGGCGGTCGTCGTCGTTCTTCTGTATGCGATCGTGGGCTTTCTCGTCTTGCCACCCGTCGTGCGCGGCCAGATCGAGACGCGCGCAGGTGCGGCTCTGAAGCGTCCGGTCACGGTGGAGAAGGTGCGGATGAACCCTTTCGCCTTCTCCGTCGCGATCGAAGGCTTGCGCGTGACGGATCACGACGGTGTGGACCTCGCGTCGTGGAAACGTGGATACGCGAATTTCGACCCGTTGACCTCGCTCTTCCGGCGCGAGTGGCATGTCGGCGCGTTGGAGTTGATCGAGCCGCGCCAGAGGCTCGTGCTGGATTCCGAAGGCCGATTGAACATCGAGGATCTCCTCGTGCGCCCTTCGGTCGGCGAAGCGCCTCCGGAGGAGACGGATGCGACCGGGAGGATGCCTGCGGTCGCCGTGGGACGGCTCGTCGTGGAGAGCTGGGCAGTGTCCTTCGACGATGCTTCGCGGGGCAGGCCGTTCGCCACCGTGATCGGGCCGATGACGTTCGAGCTCGACGGGCTCACCACGCGGCCGGATGCGGACAGCCCGTATCGCTTGCGAGGAACGACGGACACGGGCGAGACCTTCGGTTGGAGCGGTACCGTCTCCGTCACACCGCCGGGTTCGGAAGGTTCGATCGAGTTCTCGGGTGTTTCACTGCCGAAGCACTCGCCCCTCGTGGACGACTTGCACCGTGCGGAGGTGGTGGGAGGCACGGTCTCGTTCTCGACGCGCTACGTGGTGTCGTTCGGCGATCGACCGGTTATCCAGATCATGGATACACGCGTGACCGTGGACGATCTGGCACTCGGCTTCGCCGGTGCCGATGTGGAGGAGGCGGTCGTGAGCTTCGCGCAACTCGACGTGCACATCGCGCAGGCGGACGCGCTCGCCCGCACGGCGGAAGTCGCGAGCGTCACGCTCGAAGGTCTCGATGTGAAAGCGGAGCGGCGCACGGACGGTTCGATCGACTTGCTGGATTGGATTCCGGCATCGACGGCGAGCGAGACCGCGGACGAGTCTGCATCCGGCGCGAGCGATCCTGGGCCGGCCCCGAGCGTGAGCGTCACCCGCATCGAACTCGTGGGTGGGCGGGTGCAGTTGACCGACCGCACCAATCCGCGGCCGGCGGAGTTCGTGCTGGACGAGCTGGCGATCACGGCGACCGGTGCCGGGACGGACTTGGCGCGGGAGATCGGCGTGGAGATCGGCTTGCGTTGGGCCGGTGCCGGGACGGTCGGTATGCGCGGCACCGTGCGCCCACGGCCGTTCGCGGCGGGTCTGGACGTGAATGTGACGGACTTCGCGCTGCGGCCGCTGGACCCGTTCGTCGAGCCGACGGCCGACGTGCGCATCCGCGACGGTGCCGTCACCGTGAAGGGGCGGGTGGAGGCCGAGCAGCCGCCCGGAGAAGCGCTCGCTTTGCGCTGGACCGGCGACGTCGATATCCGGAATCTGGATACAGCGGACGGGAAGCTCGACTCCACCTTGGTGGCGTGGAAGTCGCTCGCGTTGAAGCAGACCGCGGTCGCCCTCGCTCCGCTCGAGGTTTCGGCCGGAGAGGTCGCCCTCGACGGACTACTCGCCAACGTGGCGATCGCGGAGGACGGCACGATCAACCTGCTCGCTGCCCTGAGGCGTGATGAAGCGAACGAGGGTTCGAGCGAGGTCGAACCGAGTGCGCCTTCGGTCGCGAGCGGCGAGGCCGACGAGCCGGCGTATCGCGCGAAGGTCGATCTCGTGTCGATCACGGGTGGAGTGCTGCGCGTGCAGGACCAATCCGTCGCGGGCGGATTCAAGACCGAGCTGCGCGAGTTCGGCGGGACCATCCGCGGGTTGTCGTCGGAGAATCTCGCGCGTGCCGACGTCGATCTCGGCGCGCGTCTCGACGGAGTCGCCCCGTTGCGCATCGCCGGCAGCATCAACCCGCTGGCGGAGGACAAATACAGCGACGTGACGGTGGATTTCGGCAATATCGACCTTCCGCTCTTTTCGCCTTATTCCGGACGTTTCATCGGGCAGCGCATTCAGCGTGGGAAGCTGTCGGTGAATCTTGGATACAAGGTATCGCAGAACACTCTCGCGGGAGAGAATCGCGTCGTGATGGACCAGTTCTACCTCGGCGAAAAGGTGGAGAGTCCGGATGCGCTCAAGCTGCCGGTCGGGTTGGCGCTGGCGTTGCTGCGGGATCGTGAAGGCAAGATCACTCTCGACGTGCCGGTGAGTGGGCGGCTCGACGATCCGGAATTCAAGTACGGGCGAGTCGTTTGGCAGACGTTGGGCAACATCTTCGTGCGCGCGGTGGCGTCGCCGTTCAAGTTGCTCGGCGGATTGTTGCCTGCGGGGGCGCGGGACGTGGATCTCAGTTTCATCGACTTCGCGTCCGCGGAGGTCGAGCCGAGGGAAGACGAGTCGAAGAAGATCGAGCTGCTGGGCAAGGCTTTGTTCGAGCGCCCGGCGTTGCGGCTGGAGATCAAGGCTCCGACGCAGTTGGCGGGCGACGAGCCGGGCCTGATTGCGCGGCGCATGGAGGAGGGTTTGCAGGCGGAGAAGGCGCGGCTGGCCGAGGTCGCGACGATGGCATCGACGACCGCTGCGGTGACGGAGGAACGCGAGGCCTTGCTGCGCTCGTGGTTCGCGCGGGAGTTTCCCGACGAGGCGGCACGTGCGTTCGCCGTCGAGCCGGCGATCACACGTGCCGCGCCCGTCGAGGAGACGACGACGGTCGCACAACCCGCGGAGCCTGGTCGTGTGTCGCGGTTCTTCCGTGGTTTGTTCGGAGGCGGCGAGAAGCCCGACGCGACGTCGCCGGAATCGACCGTCGCGGAGGCGACCGCGGTGCAGGCTTCGGAAGGCGAAGACGGTAGCGTGCTTACCGAGCCACCACTCGCTTTGGCGGAGATCGAGGCGCGGCTCGTGGCGACGCTGGTGGTGAGCGAGGCAGACGCGGCGGAGCTGGCGGCGGCGCGAGCGCGAGTCGTGCGGGACCTGCTGCTGGCCGGAGGCAAGGTGCAGCCGGAGCGGGTGTTTCTCGTCGATGCGCCCGCGATCCCGGACGGTGCGGAGACGCCGCCGACGGGTGTCCGCGTGTTCTTTGGTCTGCAATGA
- a CDS encoding 6-phosphofructokinase, with protein sequence MSELTGNCLIGQSGGPTAVINASVAGAVTEALNHECIEEIYGCLNGVLGILNEDFIDLAAESQQNIRALKTTPGAALGTCRYKLKKQQDFERVLEVFKAHNIRYFFYAGGNDSQDTADKISKLAQQQGYELRVIGIPKTIDNDLPVTDHCPGYGSVVKFICTTVKELACDNAAMGQHDLVSILEVMGRSAGWIAAGAALAKRRDHPHDAPHIICLPEVAFSPEKFIDDVRRVLKREKYCLVVVGEGLVDADGNYVSTSSGQTDAFGHAQLGGAGDYLRGLVEQHLGIKARSAKLGITQRAAAHCASKADVDEAFMAGAAAVKAAVSGVTDKMITLVRGDADHYVCETGLADLSDIANGVKKLPREWINDDGVSMNHQFVRYATPLIQGESIPPFEHGVPQFARLDCERVEKVLPGYEI encoded by the coding sequence ATGTCTGAACTCACCGGCAATTGCTTGATTGGGCAGTCCGGCGGCCCGACCGCCGTCATCAACGCCAGCGTGGCCGGAGCGGTCACCGAAGCCCTCAACCACGAGTGCATCGAGGAGATCTACGGCTGCCTCAACGGCGTGCTCGGCATCCTCAACGAGGACTTCATCGATCTCGCCGCCGAGTCCCAGCAGAACATCCGCGCCCTGAAGACCACCCCCGGTGCCGCCCTCGGCACCTGCCGCTACAAGCTCAAGAAACAACAGGACTTCGAGCGCGTGCTCGAGGTCTTCAAGGCCCACAACATCCGCTATTTCTTCTACGCCGGCGGCAACGACTCCCAAGATACCGCCGACAAGATCTCCAAGCTCGCCCAACAACAGGGCTACGAGCTGCGCGTGATCGGCATACCCAAGACGATCGACAACGACCTCCCCGTCACCGACCACTGCCCCGGCTACGGCAGCGTGGTGAAGTTCATCTGCACGACGGTGAAGGAACTCGCCTGCGACAACGCCGCGATGGGGCAGCACGACCTCGTCTCCATCCTCGAGGTGATGGGTCGCTCGGCCGGCTGGATCGCCGCCGGAGCCGCCCTCGCCAAGCGCCGCGATCACCCGCACGACGCACCGCACATCATCTGCCTGCCCGAGGTCGCCTTCTCACCCGAGAAGTTCATCGACGACGTCCGCCGCGTGCTCAAACGCGAGAAATACTGTCTCGTCGTGGTCGGCGAAGGACTCGTCGATGCGGACGGCAACTACGTCTCCACCTCCTCGGGCCAGACCGACGCCTTCGGCCATGCCCAGCTCGGCGGCGCAGGCGATTATCTGCGCGGTCTCGTCGAACAGCACCTCGGCATCAAGGCCCGGTCAGCCAAGCTCGGCATCACCCAGCGCGCTGCTGCGCATTGCGCTTCGAAGGCCGACGTGGACGAGGCGTTCATGGCCGGTGCCGCCGCCGTCAAGGCCGCCGTGAGCGGCGTGACCGACAAGATGATCACGCTGGTGCGCGGCGACGCCGACCACTACGTCTGCGAGACCGGCCTCGCCGATCTCTCCGACATCGCCAACGGCGTGAAGAAACTCCCCCGCGAGTGGATCAACGACGACGGCGTGAGCATGAACCACCAGTTCGTCCGCTACGCCACCCCGCTCATCCAAGGCGAGTCGATCCCGCCGTTCGAGCACGGCGTGCCGCAATTCGCCCGCCTCGATTGCGAGCGCGTCGAGAAGGTGTTGCCCGGCTACGAGATCTGA
- a CDS encoding flagellin translates to MSVVINTNTSATVAYGNLASSNQNLQKSLNRLSSGYKIVQPSDDAGGLAVSMKMSAAIRRTDATSTNVANAQSFLQVQDGALKTAGKVLDRISELKTLQLDVTKSASDKANYQTEFTALKNQLTSLAAEQFNGVSIFAGAAASTLSVSIDQGNTQSVAITKANLNGTSGNVTSITGAATLDGLAVSAITTAIEGVATSRAQNGAEYSRLAFAADMLSTNKQNLESANSRIMDVDVAAESTQMARYSILVQSGTAMLAQANSSSQIALRLLG, encoded by the coding sequence ATGTCAGTCGTCATCAACACCAACACGTCCGCGACGGTTGCCTACGGGAACCTCGCGTCGTCGAATCAGAACCTCCAGAAGAGCCTCAACCGTCTCTCGTCCGGCTACAAGATCGTGCAGCCGTCCGACGATGCCGGCGGCCTGGCCGTTTCGATGAAGATGTCGGCCGCCATCCGTCGTACGGATGCGACCTCCACCAACGTCGCCAACGCCCAGTCGTTCCTGCAAGTGCAGGACGGTGCGCTCAAGACCGCAGGCAAGGTCCTCGATCGGATCTCCGAACTGAAGACCCTCCAGCTCGACGTCACCAAGTCCGCCAGCGACAAGGCGAACTACCAAACGGAGTTCACCGCCCTCAAGAACCAGCTCACCAGCCTCGCGGCCGAGCAGTTCAACGGCGTCTCGATCTTCGCCGGAGCCGCCGCCAGCACGCTGTCGGTCTCGATCGATCAGGGCAACACCCAGAGCGTCGCCATCACCAAGGCGAACCTCAACGGTACCAGCGGTAACGTGACTTCGATCACGGGTGCAGCCACCCTCGATGGTCTCGCCGTCAGCGCCATCACCACCGCGATCGAAGGCGTCGCCACCAGCCGCGCGCAAAACGGCGCGGAATACAGCCGCCTCGCGTTCGCCGCCGACATGCTGTCGACGAACAAGCAGAACCTCGAGTCCGCCAACAGCCGCATCATGGACGTCGACGTCGCCGCCGAGTCCACGCAGATGGCCCGCTACTCGATCCTCGTGCAGTCCGGCACGGCCATGTTGGCCCAGGCCAACTCGTCCAGCCAGATCGCGCTTCGTCTGCTCGGATAA